A stretch of Mya arenaria isolate MELC-2E11 chromosome 14, ASM2691426v1 DNA encodes these proteins:
- the LOC128217614 gene encoding universal stress protein in QAH/OAS sulfhydrylase 3'region-like isoform X1: MANMASKDTRTVVLCVDDSEHAFLAFDWYVQNFHKPENHLVTVHCPETFTNVTMMSPGRVSELITECNAKLDALKTKFVSKMTENGINGEFKAIGLEGDMKPGQAIVDYAEKSKATFIVTGTRGMGKFRRTVMGSVSDYIVHHSPCPVLVCRQKEKDHKEHKEHKDHKEKGDKH; the protein is encoded by the exons ATGGCAAACATGGCTTCCAAGGATACTCGTACCGTTGTGTTATGTGTAGATGACAGCGAGCATGCATTTTTGGCTTTCGACT GGTATGTGCAGAACTTCCACAAGCCCGAGAACCACCTGGTCACGGTCCATTGCCCAGAGACATTCACCAACGTCACCATGATGA GTCCTGGAAGGGTAAGCGAGCTGATCACGGAATGCAATGCGAAACTCGACGCGCTCAAAACAAAGTTCGTCTCCAAGATGACGGAAAATGGG ATCAATGGTGAGTTCAAGGCCATCGGCCTCGAGGGAGATATGAAGCCAGGCCAAGCCATCGTGGACTACGCTGAGAAATCCAAAGCCACGTTCATCGTGACGGGAACCAGGGGCATGGGCAAGTTCCGTCGGACCGTGATGGGATCTGTGAGCGACTATATCGTGCACCACAGCCCTTGCCCCGTCCTCGTGTGCCGCCAGAAGGAGAAGGATCATAAGGAGCATAAGGAGCATAAGGATCATAAGGAAAAGGGAGATAAGCACTAG
- the LOC128217614 gene encoding universal stress protein in QAH/OAS sulfhydrylase 3'region-like isoform X3, protein MANSEITYVKTILLCVDLSPQAESAFNWYVQNFHKPENHLVTVHCPETFTNVTMMSPGRVSELITECNAKLDALKTKFVSKMTENGINGEFKAIGLEGDMKPGQAIVDYAEKSKATFIVTGTRGMGKFRRTVMGSVSDYIVHHSPCPVLVCRQKEKDHKEHKEHKDHKEKGDKH, encoded by the exons ATGGCGAACTCGGAAATTACATACGTGAAAACGATTCTACTGTGTGTAGACTTGAGTCCCCAGGCAGAATCGGCATTCAACT GGTATGTGCAGAACTTCCACAAGCCCGAGAACCACCTGGTCACGGTCCATTGCCCAGAGACATTCACCAACGTCACCATGATGA GTCCTGGAAGGGTAAGCGAGCTGATCACGGAATGCAATGCGAAACTCGACGCGCTCAAAACAAAGTTCGTCTCCAAGATGACGGAAAATGGG ATCAATGGTGAGTTCAAGGCCATCGGCCTCGAGGGAGATATGAAGCCAGGCCAAGCCATCGTGGACTACGCTGAGAAATCCAAAGCCACGTTCATCGTGACGGGAACCAGGGGCATGGGCAAGTTCCGTCGGACCGTGATGGGATCTGTGAGCGACTATATCGTGCACCACAGCCCTTGCCCCGTCCTCGTGTGCCGCCAGAAGGAGAAGGATCATAAGGAGCATAAGGAGCATAAGGATCATAAGGAAAAGGGAGATAAGCACTAG